AttcaattaaaatatgaattatagaatTAAACACCGCTTacataaaaaaaacacaattatatgagtttatttaaaaaaaatatatgtataagaaTATCTTAGCtttaataatgaataaaaattaaatataagttctaaatatgtgtttaataataacttaaataatacaCAAAATGTGTGAGATTTTCCTTTTGAATAAGAAAAGTGTATAGAATATGTGAATAAATCTATgagaaattatatgtataaaaataccaatatttaaaaatgtacttaaattatataaactaataatttttgtatatgtgtagttaaaatttaattaatgtatataacgtatgattttattttagaaaacaaatacatatatatatatcatgtggacacaaaaaaaaaggttaaatatgtgcataataatttaatgttaataatgttcatgaaataaaaccaattattaTGAAGTATATACACGTATATtaacacataaaatattatatcaaatGATGTACAGCAATATGAAAATTCAATTACcttaatttacaacaaataaataaCCAATAACAAATGAAACAATTAATATGAACATTGCAAATAatataaagaagaaaaaacaataatcaataatacaaaataaataaatattgacatattaataaaacaactcaaaatatacaaaataaataaactcaAATCCAAAACTATAACTGAAAtctaatgaattaaaaaaaaattaaagtagaaatAACGAATACTCCATAATGAAAACATGTTGCAAATAATAAATGGATCCACATTTAACATGCATGAATTCACAGGGATTAATATTGCAATTATCCCCGATCTTGAAACCTGCATGGAAACATGGGCTAAAATGCAACAttaagtaaaactttagggaagatttttaagaaaataaaaccaATTAGGCGCAAAAAGGGGTTAATAGTAATGCAGCGTGATTGGGAAGGGCTTGCTACATAAATATGCCATTTTAGGCGCTTTAGCACAATCCTGGGTTCCCAAATGGGTTGAGGCGCAGGTTCTCCCCTCCTTTCATACGGCACCGTTTCAAAATTAGGTCATTTAAGACCttttttctttctgcttcttCCCTAAAACACAGTCCCAATTGTAGCCGAAAAACACAGCCTGGGAACTAAGTTTCCTGGGTTTCTTTTTAGCAGCCGAATCACCATTATTTTGGTGGCCATCTGCATGCAAAAAGCACCCGCTTTCCCCGTTGAAGACACTTGAACAAGTTTTAAAAGGGTTTAGTAAGTATCTTCCTCCTCTCCTTCTTTGTTTGAATGAAATGCTCGAATctctcattattattattttttttaaaagaaaaaaaaatggaaacagATTTGTAAAGTAAAAATGCTACTTGACCTTCGCCATTATATCCGCATAGCAGAAATATTTGTGGCTTTCATCGGTTTTTAGTTGTATGTAATAACAATGAGTAAattaagaagaaaataaaataaaataaaatcagaagaaaaaaaaagaaaagtatgAAATCACCTCTGATCTTTGCATTCAATCTCCGTatattttttctcctttttttttttttttacaactgATTCGCTGCTTCGCTTTATAGccgaagagaaaaaagaaagacaaaatggaaaataaattccaaatataaTTCCCGTTCCCTTCCATTTGTTGTTCTGCCATTTTTGTTTGTATCTGCCGTTATGGGGTGGTGTTTGCGCGTGTATGAGAGCATGGCGCTGCTGAGGGTACAGAGGCGGTACGGAGGCCGAGGATGCTGAGGTGCAAACACGTGCTGCTAGGGCTTCAGTCTTTGTTTAATGTTCTGGGCCTACCGGGCCTTGTAAATTTGGGCCAAGTTTTAAAATTGGGTTTGGGTCTGATAGGGTTATTTAATGGACtgaggtttatttatttatttatttattgtatatttggGTTTCtaatgggcccgggcaaatttgaCCCACTACagatataatttaaataaacaaatttaagtgTTACGATTGGGTTAAGTCTAAAATTTTCAGATTCTAAAAGTATAAGCATTGAAATTGATATTTACCAGGCAACCCTTGTACGTTTTCCATATGCCCAAGGCTGCTTGAAAATGCAAGTTACGATTTAACAATTGTCAAACAAAGCCGTTTCTATCCTCCATGGACAGCTCTTGTCTgttgttttttgttttcttctattGAAATGATCATCAACTGGGTGACACGTTATTTTCTTAGTTCCCAAACACAAATCCCCCTTTCAGCCTAAAGGACAACCAACAAGACAACCATGGAGAAAATTTTAACGTAGGAAGATCAGACCATTATTGccagaaaaaaaatgtaaatatcaaGGCCCCGTCTGGACCCAGACCAAACCCTGGTCCAACACAACAAGGGTTTAATTCAGTTTTATCTAATGAACATTGAGCCCATATTTCTTTCCAATTGTATAGCTTATAAAATCCTATAGAAAAGCCCAAATGTAGAGTAAACAAATACTATAAAACCACTTGCATTTCCCGAAGTTAGGGTTTTCTGATATCATACAGTTAGTAAGACAAGGAAAAACAAAAGCCTCTTCCTTAGCTAACTGTCTAAGCGGCTACTTTATACCTCATCTCAACCATGGTAACTCTTCtgtctctctttctctctgttttgTGAAAATGTTTGCATGGAAATGTGTTTTACATGTTTGGTTGTTTTCGATTGTTAGATCATCCCAGAAAAGAACCGCCGCGAGATCTCCAAGTACCTCTTCCAAGGTAGCCAGTCGAATATAAATCCCATACCCATTTTAACTTCTTCGTATTGCATGTAAATCTTTGGATTTAAGATCtgggttttattattattttgattaaacaGAGGGCGTTTGCTATGCAAAGAAAGACTATAATTTGGCGAAGCACCCTGAAATTGATGTTCCAAATCTTCAAGTAATAAAGCTGATGCAAAGCTTCAAGTCAAAGGAATACGTGCGTGAAACTTTTGCTTGGATGCATTACTATTGGTACCTTACAAATGATGGCATTGAGTTCTTAAGGACTTACCTGAACCTTCCTTCTGAGATTGTTCCTGCTACTTTGAAGAAACAAGCTAAACCTGCTGGTCGTCCCATGGGCCCTCCTGGTGACCGCCCACGGTAatggtttcattttttttaaatttgctacTCTTTGATTTTTTCCTATATTGGTTGATGAAAATTTGTTACTTTGTTAATTTTATGCTGGTTTTGAATGTATCAGCGGCCCACCACGCTTTGGTGAGGGTGAGAGGAGATTTGGTGACAGAGATGGCTATCGCGGTGGTCCTCGAGGAGGCGGTGATTTTGGTGATAAAGGAGGAGCTCCAGCTGATTATCAGCCTTCATTCAGGGTAATGCTTCTTTCTATAATTTTgggacttttttttaaatatatgttggCTGTTTTGTTACCACTTGGATTATGACTTTGTTTACAAAGTTAGGCTTGTCTGTAcgaggtttagggtttttacagTAGTTAGCTGTCTTAGTTATGACCAATTATAGaattatttgtttgctttttggTATTTGCATACTATGTTACTGTCTCTGATGTGGGGtatgttcatttttttttaaagttttccatGCATTTCAAGAATCCTTAGAGGATTGTATCCTCACACCCATAATCGATAATGTGTTTGACACGTGTTGATACGAATATTTCAAGAATAATGAAGAGTCTTGAGCAACATGGTTTACTTGTTTTGTTCCACCAGCTTAGTTTCAAATATGAAAATGAATTTTGTACCTGAGATTTTAATGCCTATAGTGGCTTAATATAAGCTGTGAACGAGTGTTGGGCTTGCTATGATGTTATTCTTCTTTGAAGAATGCAGTTTCCATATAATTTGCTTGCACCATATCAATGAGGTATTTATCTTATAATAGAGAAGCTGATATAATTTCATTGTCTTACTTGTGAATGCCCAGGGCCCTGGAACACGGCCTGCTTTTGGTCGTGGAGGTGGTGGTTATGGTGGTGCTGGACCTGCTGGTCTTCCTTGAGAGATGATTTTTCGTGATGCATAATTTTGTCAGTTTAGGTTTGTTATCATATGGAGTTCATAGAAGTACTTGTCTTATGCTTCAATGTTTGGTAATTTTGGTTTGATGCTTAAAAACGCTGCTTCTCTTTGGTTCATTCATGGGGAATTCAGAAACAATGTTTTCTTTGCACTAAGTGCTTGATATATCTGTTATGTTCTTACGAGCTTTGTTGCATTGATTTTTTTGTTTCGATCAGAGCTGAGTTATGTTAATATTTACATACAACATAGGCACCTAATCTCCACCAATGTTGACATAAACCTGGACTCAAGATTTAATCAGAACTGACATGGATATTCCTAAATGCCTAAATGCAAATCTTATCATTATTTCTTACACAAGAAATTGACATGATGTTTTCTTTCTCACAAATCTTCTCATCTGCACCATATTGCAGCGTACTCTGCATCCTACAATCATGCTTTTAGCACTGATCTAAGATCAGGAAGCCATAAATCCAACACCATCTTTGGATCAGCGTCTTTTCGCAGATGTCCTTTACCAAACCATGGTCCAGAATAAGATTTTCCATGTCTCAGTCCCTAATGTTGCAGATGGCTTCAATGGGGGCATTTTGAAAGGATCCTAAACTAGAATATATCTCAAACATATGACCCTCCGTtacaaacaaaaacaaatcaCCCATATCTCTAACCTTTCCATATTAGTTTGGTTTCAACATAAGAAAGGATGTTGCAGTCTTTTCCAGACTACATTCATCTATAGAGAACACGAATGAGCATTGTGAAAAAAACTCGATGCAACACAGAAATAGGAATTTCATGAGCTCTTAATGGTTGCTGTTGTAGCTGATTGCTTCAACGCCAGAACGCTCTCCTCCACCAAACTTCAAAACCTCTTTGAATGTTTGGACAATCTTCACCCGAGTTCAAGAATCTATCAAACCAAGCAAGCAATATATCCTGCTGCCATGCCAGAGGCAATGTGAGAATCGTGTTACTAAGACCATCCTCGATTAGATGTCGATCGAGGCCTTTTGATGCTCGCCTCATCATCCACCCGAAATCATTGTAAAATGGCACCAACCATGTCTGTAAAAGCAAGAACCTCGCTTCCTTTGACACCAATAACTGCCCTTTTCCAATTCCAACGAATAGCCGGGCAGTAACTCGGCTAACTTCGAACCTATGGATAGCTGGAACTTTGGAATGAGTGGCAGATAATTCAGACTGAGAAGCccatgattttagaaaatcctCAGCTATCTGTCTATCAATCAAAATGTCTAGAATCCAATGCAAATTATCTGCTTGTCTAGCAATCTGATTCACATCCTGCAAATCTGATGAAGCTGCTCGGAGAAAATGGCGTTGGAGCAGTTCCAGACAGCCGTCACAAGCGGAGTATAAAGACTCTTTCCGGAGATCGTTCTGAGAGGGATTCTCGCGAAGCATCTTCAACACCAATTCTTTCATTTCACGCCTTGCTTTTTCGTCTTTGCCTTGAAGAACCACATGCAAAAGCTTGAGAAGCACTTCTTCATTATCGCCACCATCAATTCCGTTATTAACTTCAATAGAAACCCTCTTTAAAACTTCCCCAGCTCCAACGTTTTCAAGGCGGAGTTCCGCCAGTAAAGAAGCCACTTTTTCTTCTTCGTCCTCCGTCCACGGCGCGGCTTCCAAGTACTCCAAGCAAGAAAGAACCCCAGCATCAAAGCCAATTGCCGCTGAAACCTTAAAAAAATACTCCATTTCAACATTCCGATAAATCTTTGgaacattaaaaaagaaaaaagaaaaagtaaaccTTTACCTTCAAAATTCCAAGAACCTTAGAAACGTCCTCTCTCATTAACATCTTCCTCAAATCCTTACAATACATCAACCTCAAAACCTCAATGTAAACCTCTACGTCATCACAATCTGCTATTTCCACACTGTACGGCCCAGTAGGTCCATTCGTCTCTTGTGATCGGTCCGATAACTTCACTGCAAAAAACCTACTGTGAGCCACCAGTATTTGCCTGTGAACGTTCATTAACACACTAATCCCATCCTTGGAACTAAGCGTCAGCTTCATATCACTCGAATTCGGGTCGTTGAACTGGTTCCCAGGGCTACGAGTCGATAAAAGATCCGAAATTCGTTGCATGGTCAATGCCTGCTTATCGATGACAGGAGGGGGTTGGTTTTGTCTTGGACCTGAAATGGGTACTTGGATCTGGGCTTGGTCTTGGGTTTGGTTTCTTGGGTTGTTATCGGGTTCGTTAGCCATCATTTCGAAAAGGGTCGGACTGGACCTTGTCTTGTCCGTCGGAGGTGGCGGAGACATCGGGTTTAGAAGACCCGCCGTAAGGGCAGAGTTGAACTTAGTGAAACTCCAGGGAGAATGACCGTTAGAGAGCGCCGTCCCGCCGGTGAAGTCCATGACGGGTGATACACTGCCCGGATAATACCGGATCTTGAAACCAACCAAAGAATCGTTCAAGCCCTGGTCATGAGCACCGTAGGCTTGCGGcggaagaggaggaggagaaggcgGGGGAGGAGGCGGCGCAGGGAGAGGCTTCGAAGCAGGGCAGCACCAAGAGCTATCAGGGGAAACAATGGAGTCGGAGCAGGGATTTGTAGTAGCGGCAGCAGCGGAGGAAGAAATGGTGGTTTCTTTACAGTTGTGGCGTTTGGGCTTGATTGGTTGTGCTTGGACTTTGAGCAGAGCAGTAGGAACCGATGGTTTTGCAGAAATTGATGTCGTTGTAGTTATGGTTGTTGCCATGAATTAAAACGGTATTCAATGTTTACCTGTATTTTTTCTTGGTTGTCTTTTAGGAAAATATTTTAGGAAAATAACAGCATTGGCATGAGCGATGGTAACTATTATTAACGGCGGTGGATACGAGAAAATAAAAATCAGAGCTGGGGTTGCCAATTGGATGAAAAATGGAAGTAAAAAACACGATCCTGTTCCTGTTCCTGTCAAAACATGAGCATTTAAtggaagagaaagagaaagatgaGATTGTTGTGTGTTTGGGTTGATGGTGACATGAAACCAACCTGGCTTTGAGGGGGTTTAGCAATGTCGTTACGGTGCAAAAGCTTGGAGCAGGGGACAGGCTCAACCCCACCATCGTGTTGGTGGTCACTCTTCTGATCATTTTCTTATGCGTGGCATGATATCATGTCAGAGTGAATCATCCATATTTTCAAGAGTAAATTTATGGTACTAAAAAAGAGTTAACACGTTACAAGGTCCGTGACACATGACATGAGGCATGAGTTGGTGGGAATTGATTGTCTTTTGTTGCTGAATGAGGCAGGAGTGTAGTTGAGTTGGCAGTGAGTCCCATGTGAGATTTTTGGTGGTTATTTATGGGGATTATTCTCTCCCCCACCCCCACCACATTCACAATTACTTCTATTTGGGGTTTGTTTACCTTTGACTTCAAGGtaaatttaatatcatattataCTTTAAGCAACAACAAAAATGTtggaatttaaattaaattaaatctaacTGCTACTTTCACATGGCAGTAtgtatttgtgtatcatagttaTACACAAAACTCTGTGGGGTACCATCTGAATTGAATTTATATAACATTTCTTAGCTAATGAAAACCCTATTTTGGGCATGAAAAAAGAGACAAATAACAAatatcttttttctttaaaacaataaatataaggaaatggaaagggtAGAGAAATAATAGGATGCCATTGTAGtgacaaaataattatttgtCAGGTAAGTAGAAATAATGCTGAatggaaaaagtgaaaataataatattaaagagAAAGAAacgtaaaatcataaataaataaaaaagcaaaatgATGAAATCTTGTCCTAATATTTTAGTGGGTTTGGTTTAATATTTTGGCAGTCCCAATCAAAcgtgtacttttttttatttgaggaggaataaaatttattttgatttaaaaaaagaattgaattaattaaattatttaagtcaatttaaataaataattcgagtttaaatctagttaaattttacaatttaaataacaGATTGATATAAATACCATCTACAATTCAAATATCCTATTGGTACCAGTTCAAGAAAAACATACTCACCACCTTACTCTTCTTCGTTACAAAGgacttatataatttaaatatccaAACCCATTTCacatttctagaaaaatatctccCACCCTACTCCACAACAAAAAATGTACAAACAAGACTAAACGAGTATATATTTGATAAGAGTATTTCAGTCTTACAACTCTTCACTTGAGCTGAAATGCTTGAAATTTTATCAACTTGGAATCAATTATACAGACTATGATACATCAGCAATGATATTAAAACTGCTGTGCCTTAAAAAATGATGACTATGTTGTCCTAAAAGTGCAGCTGTTCGGAACATAGAAGAACCAAGTTCGAATTAATAGAATCCATTCCGACTCATATCTTCAATGTCAATGATTCCACAATTCCAGATTCCGGATGCAACTGGTACCATGCCCCGGGGTGGGGGACCAATGTTTTTGAGCTCGGAGTTGGTACTGAAACATCATAAGCAATGCTGCAGAACAAGAATGACCTTTCTATATTTGCCAATGATCCGGTAAGTTCAATCAGATGGCTGTGCATATCGAACCTGAGACATAAAGGAAAAGACTTTACCAACATGGTGCACCCGAATATAAAGAAGCATTCCGTCAACacaaataaagaacaaatatatgaatgtgtgAGTTGTATTGTTTCAGTTCATCTTAACCAGTCAATCATCTCAGCCACCAGTGCCTAGGATCAGGAAAGAGATGAAGATCAACCTGTAGACGAGGGCGAGCAGCAAAATTTCCTCTCATCGACATGCTTAACATCGAGTCCGATAAACCAAGAGCCTGCACTCACATCATCATGGGCATATATTCGAAGAATAGACCTGCAAGAAGAGGAAAACTATGGTTGACTCGATGCGATCTAGACGGCAAGGAGGCATTGAGAATTACCTATTAATCGAGATAAACTGCGCTAAAGCACTTGAAATGGCATATATTTCTCCTGAAGCATGCCGAAAGTATCTGCACCCAACACAAGAATTCTAAGGCGCAAATGGAAAACTTAATATATGAAGATTGCATGTAACACTAAGCATTGATCCTCGGTTGTATATATTGTTCGAAAAACCCAGAATTTGAACATGTATGCTGTTCTATCCAAGACTATCCAATCATTACTAAATTTCCACGACATATACTAGAGCAAAAAGATTCTGTTACTCACGATTTTGCATCGCCGAATTTCCACCAGTCAGGTTCATACCATTTGTGAGTCCTATAAATGTTAAAGAACGTCAGTGTAAGGGCTCGTGAATCTGCGGTGATCACTATATCCTACGTAAGTTATCGCCTTAACAAAAACAATCCGACTACACTCACGGTTCGGAGAAAACTTGTCCGGATTTCATACACCCCATATAAACACGAGGCTTATCTGAATGAGCAGAGAGTGTTGCACCTAGTGTATCTGTAAAACAATCAAAGGACCAGCTATCAATATCAGTAAAGACTGCAAACCATAGCAGGCCTATTTTGCGGTTCAAAAATTTTGTTGCTCATCACTGAAAGTCATATTTTCGGCATGAATTCTTCAAATTTATGACTAAACTTAAAACGTCATTGAAAATGAAGTAATAAGAttaaaaatcacataccaatatTAACATAAACATCATCATTGACCTTAACATAGAACTCTGCATCCCAGCTCTCCACAGCatgaacaaagaaaaattttatcttgtttGAACATTCCTCGGGTGCCTCCACTTGATTCTGTTGAGACATAAAGACCGAAATGAATATTCACCACTCCAAGATTGATTCCATAGGAGCATGTTGATTAACGTAAAAACTTCACTAGGTATGCAATGAAGCAGCTTCAGCTAGCTGATTAGTATACCAGAACAATGATGTCATCAGTCTGCCTGTGTTCATTGTCAATCTCCCTGTCTAAACTATCTCTGCGATTCGCACTGCAAGTAATATAAATTTCAAtgagaaaaatggaaaaagaaaaaacttcAGAAGCATGGATAAATCAGTTAGAGACCTTCTTCCTATCACGAACCGTACAACGATTCCTTTCTCTTCTAGTTTTCTCAAAGCTGCGCCTACACATAGTAAATGGAATGCAAATATCCATCAACATTAGTAAACAATCAAAGCATTATTTCAATATCCATCTAAGTTTAGATTAATGTTGCTCAAATTTTCATCCTAATTTCAGCACATTTATTGCTATTGATGCCAAGCCATCTAAACTTACAACACAATAGTATTAATCTGTCGTGTGGTTTCATAGATTAACAGAAGCAAATCTCAGCTTTTAACTTACTACCGGTACATGTGACTATGCCCAAGTGACAGAAACTCTTGCAATGCAAAGCATATTTGCTTAAAATACCACAAGTAACTTGCCAAGAGAAAGGAAGGGCATTACCTGATCCCATCCATGCTTTCCGAATTGCGTCTCGGTTTTTCTTTCGACCGAATGTTGTGATGATACCTATAACAGCTAATAGCCTTTTCTTAGAATGTGTACTGCCGTTCTCCGATCGCTCCTTTGAAACAAACCCTTCCTGTCTTGCAGCAGATAAATCCATCTCAAGGGCTGATAACTTATGCACTTGTTCCCTGGAATGTCAAGCTTTATTGGATTAGACTCGAATTCCCAAAGAAATAGAAGCAGAACAATGTGCCGTGCTGTAATTGCAAAAGCAAAATGGTTACCTGCAGGCTTCAACTTTTAGCTTATTATCAACAGATATAGCAGAATTTCCCTGAAATACAGTTTTTAACAATTAAATGGCATTGCGATTTAACAGATTTTTCCAGGAAAGAGATCATTTTCCAACTCCTCAAACATGAACATTATCAGAGCAATGAATTTCATGCTAAAACATCAAGCTTGATAGTGGATCCAAGTATCAATAGAGAaaatttaaaagagaaaaagaaaattaccaGAGCAGTTGTTGTGTGAAGTTGTTGAATTAAATATACTCTGCTCTCAGCGTCTTGCCACATGCTACATTCACAAGTAAACCCAGAAAAAAGTAAGTTGCATATACATATAACTTGAATGACTCcgaaaggaaaaaggaaagagaaaaaacCGGGCGGCAACGTAAATGGTGGCCATGGTAGCGAACATGGAGAGAACCAAAGCCGAAATTCGAGAATGAAAACCGAAGCCACCGGAGTTAGGAAGACGGTTACTCGATCCCCGGCTACGCATTTTCCCTTGTTCTCTTCAATAAAGAAAATTTAACAAGCAGATCTAAAGAGATCAAACAAAGACTTCAAAAGAAACTCCAAgactttgtgtgttcttttttTAAGCTTTTAACTGTTGGTTCGAGGAATAAGACTTCGTAACTAACGACTTCAACTGTTGAAAGGTTCGTTCCTTGTTTTTCTTTGTGTTTTTGCCTTTCCCGATTTCCCCCACTATTTCTTTGCAGAGaggttaattaaaataagaataatatttgAGGTAAATAAAAACATGAGCTCTTTTatcattgaataaaaaaaatcgaccatacttataaataaatattaattaattataattatcataaataaatattaataatttagagGTTTCAGGTTTAAGTTCCTAAATAC
This window of the Gossypium hirsutum isolate 1008001.06 chromosome A09, Gossypium_hirsutum_v2.1, whole genome shotgun sequence genome carries:
- the LOC107896471 gene encoding 40S ribosomal protein S10-1; the protein is MIIPEKNRREISKYLFQEGVCYAKKDYNLAKHPEIDVPNLQVIKLMQSFKSKEYVRETFAWMHYYWYLTNDGIEFLRTYLNLPSEIVPATLKKQAKPAGRPMGPPGDRPRGPPRFGEGERRFGDRDGYRGGPRGGGDFGDKGGAPADYQPSFRGPGTRPAFGRGGGGYGGAGPAGLP
- the LOC107896469 gene encoding BTB/POZ domain-containing protein At1g63850 gives rise to the protein MATTITTTTSISAKPSVPTALLKVQAQPIKPKRHNCKETTISSSAAAATTNPCSDSIVSPDSSWCCPASKPLPAPPPPPPSPPPLPPQAYGAHDQGLNDSLVGFKIRYYPGSVSPVMDFTGGTALSNGHSPWSFTKFNSALTAGLLNPMSPPPPTDKTRSSPTLFEMMANEPDNNPRNQTQDQAQIQVPISGPRQNQPPPVIDKQALTMQRISDLLSTRSPGNQFNDPNSSDMKLTLSSKDGISVLMNVHRQILVAHSRFFAVKLSDRSQETNGPTGPYSVEIADCDDVEVYIEVLRLMYCKDLRKMLMREDVSKVLGILKVSAAIGFDAGVLSCLEYLEAAPWTEDEEEKVASLLAELRLENVGAGEVLKRVSIEVNNGIDGGDNEEVLLKLLHVVLQGKDEKARREMKELVLKMLRENPSQNDLRKESLYSACDGCLELLQRHFLRAASSDLQDVNQIARQADNLHWILDILIDRQIAEDFLKSWASQSELSATHSKVPAIHRFEVSRVTARLFVGIGKGQLLVSKEARFLLLQTWLVPFYNDFGWMMRRASKGLDRHLIEDGLSNTILTLPLAWQQDILLAWFDRFLNSGEDCPNIQRGFEVWWRRAFWR
- the LOC107896470 gene encoding hydroxyproline O-galactosyltransferase HPGT1 isoform X1; this translates as MRSRGSSNRLPNSGGFGFHSRISALVLSMFATMATIYVAARMWQDAESRVYLIQQLHTTTALGNSAISVDNKLKVEACREQVHKLSALEMDLSAARQEGFVSKERSENGSTHSKKRLLAVIGIITTFGRKKNRDAIRKAWMGSGAALRKLEEKGIVVRFVIGRSANRRDSLDREIDNEHRQTDDIIVLNQVEAPEECSNKIKFFFVHAVESWDAEFYVKVNDDVYVNIDTLGATLSAHSDKPRVYMGCMKSGQVFSEPTHKWYEPDWWKFGDAKSYFRHASGEIYAISSALAQFISINRSILRIYAHDDVSAGSWFIGLDVKHVDERKFCCSPSSTGSICTAI
- the LOC107896470 gene encoding hydroxyproline O-galactosyltransferase HPGT1 isoform X2, whose translation is MRSRGSSNRLPNSGGFGFHSRISALVLSMFATMATIYVAARMWQDAESRVYLIQQLHTTTALGNSAISVDNKLKVEACREQVHKLSALEMDLSAARQEGFVSKERSENGSTHSKKRLLAVIGIITTFGRKKNRDAIRKAWMGSGAALRKLEEKGIVVRFVIGRSANRRDSLDREIDNEHRQTDDIIVLNQVEAPEECSNKIKFFFVHAVESWDAEFYVKVNDDVYVNIDTLGATLSAHSDKPRVYMGCMKSGQVFSEPTHKWYEPDWWKFGDAKSYFRHASGEIYAISSALAQFISINSFPLLAGLFFEYMPMMM